One Cinclus cinclus chromosome 24, bCinCin1.1, whole genome shotgun sequence genomic window, tccccagtgttAGCCCCAGCCCCCCTGACTGGGCTCTTGCCTTCTTTGGTCTCCCCCAGAGCGGGAAtgggctgggacagcctggctcttgacctgcagccctggctgccatccCAGCATGGGTGTGGCTGGGAGATTCCCAGATTTTCTCAGAGACCTCATCCCCGATGCTGATGGGACCCACCTGGAGTGGCTgcatgtcccctgtccccatcacGCCAAGGGTTGGTGTTGTGGGGCACAAGGAGGGGGTCTCTGTGCCTTTCCCAATGGAATCCTCCTGGGATACCATCCTGGAGCTGTTGGGGCCATTCCCAGGACCACTGAGACAAAGATGCAGTCCCCCACCATGGCCTGACCAGATCTAGTCCCATCTCTGGTGCCTAACCCCTGGGAGACAGCAAAGACCCCAAACCAGCCCCAcgccccctccccatcccaacAAACCCCCAAGCATGAGCCACCCAGGCCGGtgtttttccatcttttattttaaaagtcataATTGAAGTTTAACAAAGTTTGACCCCATTGTTGTCATAGGAGCTGTGGGGGCACCAGTAGAGACCCcactcctgctccttccagccctgctccctttGAAGCCCCCCTGGCACAGGCTCTGATGTCACCACAGGGATCCTTTTAAGGATGTTTACTGGGGAGGGGGATCCCACCACAAGCACAGGTGGTCAGGGGGTATGGGCCCAGGGAacccccccgtgtcccctcccacAGTACAGACATGCAGGGATTTATAAAagggggtctggggggggggACGGAGGGCCCTGCTCAGCCACCATCTGTCCAAGggacaaataaaaaagcacagCCAGGGCCCAGGGTCACGGAAAACCGTCGTCATCGTCCTCTGCCATCTCCTTGGCGAACTCCAGGTCCTGCTGCTCACGCTCCCGGCGCTCCTGGAAAGAAAAGGCCGAGGTTGGTGGCAGATGGGGACAGAAGCCACATCCTTCCCATGATGGTGGTGGCTGCAGAGACCTTGGTGAGATCTCACCTCTGCAGATTCCAAGTCCTTATTGTAAGATTTGGGTGGGAACCTCAtggcctggagaaaaagaagtgaaggaagagctcagagctgagccagccctgagctgtgTTCTGCTGTCCCCATCAGGGACCTGGGGACATGCTGTGCTCACCTTCACAGACATGTTGTGGATGTCGAGGCAGAAGGAGATGCGCTGGTGGAAGGCCAGCTGGGGCTCCCTTGTGGAGTAGATGTCGATCATCTCCTTGGACTGCACGTAGCCCTTCTCATGGTTGATGCTGGCCTCAATCACGCCGTCCCGGATGGCCTGCGAGCCCAGGCATGGGGCAGGGCACGGGGTGTCCCCGAGGGCTCTCACAGAGCCCAGTCCCCAGTCTTCCCTGGATGAGCCTcaacccaaacccagcagtgctgcagggaagtGGGATGGGGGAACGGGGCAGGATGGGGAGCTGTGGGTACCCTAGGACCCCAAAGGGATGGGATTCCCTGTGCTGGTACCTTGGCAACGATGAACTCTGCATCCTCGGGGCTGtccagctgcagcttctggGCAATGTCAGCCAGGGAGATGCGGGAGTAGGACAGGCTGATCATGCGGACACCTGTGGGGagaagggaatgggatgcagcCCCCCCAGgcctgcccagcctggcaggagTCCCCAAACACCCTCCTACCTGTCTTGATGACGTTGTGCCTCAGCCGAATGATCAAAGTGTAGGTGCCATCGGCCTGGAACTTGTCCCCAAACTGGTCAAGGACTTGGTTGAACTTGGCCAGGTTCCCCGTCCTGACGGCTGGAGGGAAGAAGGTGGGAATGGTTGAAGGAGAAAGGCTGGGGAAAGCGAGTCAGGGCTGGCTgacttcctccttctccttcccaagTGGCATCTGCATCCAAGTCCCATCAAAGGGAGAGAATTTCCACTGcgtcccttcccactcaggatattccatgattctctgagATTGCAGGAATGACAGAGACAGGCAGGAGTGGTGGCCGTACCCTGGGTCAGCAGGAAGTAGGGCATGAGCGAGCGCTTGAGCGAGGGCTGCCGGAACTGGAGCCTGTCTGGGATCTCTCCGAGGAGCAGCTCCACCACGATGAGCAGCTTGTGCACCTGGGGTAGGGTGAGACCCTGAGTGAGTCCCCATGGGGCCTGAaaccatccctgtccctgtgcactCCAAGACAGGGACTCCCTGTATGGCCCAGGAGATCCCAAACCTGTTCCAGTCCCTGTGGGGCCTGGAAAGTCCCAGATTTGTCCCTAGAAAGTTACAACCCTAGGAGGTCCTGCACCTGTCATCCCTGCAGAGCCTAACACCCAAACCTGTCCCCATGGGGCCTGACCCTGGGAGATCCCAGacctgtccctgcagagcccaaCACTTGGGGGGTCCCAGATCTCATCCTGGAAGGTGCCAAGGCTGGGAGGTCCCAGAACCATCCCTGTGGAGCCCAACCCTGGAGCATCCTGGACCTGACCCAGGGAATTCCCAAATCTCAGGGGACCTGACTCCATGGGGCCTGACATCCAAGGAGGTGCCAAACCTGTCCCTAGGATGTCCCAAACCTGGGAGGTCCCAAACTAAACTCCATTGGGCCTGACTTCCCAGAAGGTCCCCTGTGAGATCGCAACCCTGAGGGGTCTCAGACCCAACCCAGGGGGGGTCCTGCCCACTCCCTGCTCACCGTCTGCTTGAAGCCCACGGCCGTGTGCTGCGGGGCCTTGCGCAGGGCGTTGGTCATGGTCCGCCGTGCCTCCGAGTATTCCAGCTGGATGGCCTTGATCCGCCCTGCGCCCACAGGGGGCGGGTGGGAAAAGCCACCCAGTGAATCCAACCCGACCTACATGGATGGGGCTCCAAATCCTGCCTGGAAGCCCCACCTCCAGCTGCTCAAAGGGGTTCTCTGAGGAACTGGACCCCTCAGTGTTGGATGCCAGGAGCCACGGCAGGCAGCGAGCCCTGCTCACCTGTGTAGTACAGGTACCGAGCCCACTCGTTGTTGTTGGCCTGCTCGGGGAACACAGACTTGGAGACGAGCTTCTCGGCCTGGTCGTAGAGGTTGTAGTGGAGATAATTCCTCAGGAGCAGGTTCAGGAGCGTGGCCTGGCCGTCGGCGTCGTGGCGCAGCGTGGCTGTGCGGAGCCGGGCGTGCAGGAAGCTGTGGGCAGGACAGGGAGtcaaggaagagggagaaaaatggggatCAAATTCAGCCCCCCATAGGACCAATCCCACCTCCGGACCACATCGAGTTTGTTCAGGAATTCGTAGATGCGGGAGTGGTAATAGTAACACTTGGCCACCACCAGGTCCAGGGCCCGGCGGTTCTGGGAGCTGATCTTCTGCATCAGGTCATCGGACACTTTCTGAGCCtgtgggaggggaagggaggtcAGAGCAGGGGCATTGATCCAGGAGGGCCAGAAACCACCCAGGCTGGGGGAGAATTGAAGACTGCTGGGATAAGGAAACAGCATGGGGCAGAGCCAGAGGATGCCCGGGGAGCAGGAGCACTATGGGGGCAGCTCAGGGGTCTCACCTCAGGGTACCTCTTGCTGTTCATCAGGTAGATAacgaggagcagctgcaggtagGCCTCCACCTCTGGCAGGAGAGGGGCTGAGGCTGCTTTCCCTGTCCGTGGGCggaactgcagctcagcttcTGTGTCCATGGACTGAGGGGAGAAAGAAATTCTGGATCACTGTCCCTGTGTGGagacagctctgctccaggtgTGACAGGAGCCAGCCCAGGACTGCAAGGACCTGTCCCTGCTCACATTTGTGTCAGAGCAGAAGGGCTACTCACCCCCACtatccccaaaccccattgtCCTATTCTAGAGGTTCCTTGGAGAGGgaaagaatcatggaatcccagacttttttgggttggagggaccttCAAGTTTATCCagtcccactccctgccatgggtagggacacattccactaaatcaggttgctccaagccccatccaacccagccatggacacttccagggatagggcagccacaactttcctgggaaatccattccagtgcttcactgccctcacagggaagaatttctggccaatatcccatctaatccTGCCCTCTGTCTGTGGCAAGCCactcctccttgtcctgtcactccaagCCCTTGTAAATAgtccctccccatctttcctgttGCTTCTTCAGATGCTGGGAGGCCACAACCAGGTCACCCCTAAAtattctcttcttcaggctgaacaatcccaattctccctGTCTTTCCTCACAgtagagctgctccatccctttgATTATCCTCTGGATTCACTCCTacagctccacatccttcctgCGCTGGGACACCTGCACTAGGGCAGCTCTGCTAGGAGGTGtcaccagagcagggcagaggtgaGGGCAGGTGTCCCTTCCCCAGTCCTGTCCCTACCTCCTCCAGGAATCCGAGCAGGAAGTCCCTGACAGTGCAGTTGGAGGTGAAGAAGCCATGGATGGCCTTGTGCAGCACGTTGGGGTTGAGGCGGCGGGAGGTGGAGGGCAGAGCCCGCAGTGCCCGCAGGACGTAGCGTGGCTCCTTCCCTGACACcgccttctccagctgcttcaCGTGCTCCTTTATGTCTGCGGGGGCACACGGACAcccctcaccccaaatcctccgCCAGGAGCTCCCCGGAGCAAAGCCAGGACTGCCCCCTCACCCTGTCCTGCTGTTCTGATGTCCCTCTGCCCATGGCCTTGGTGTCCCCAGTGACCTGACCTGCCCTTGGGGCAGTCCCTGCTTGAAGCAGGAGGTTGGTGAGGCCCTTGCAGaatcttctccctcctcctgaaGGGCTCAAGCATCCCTCTGCACCCCCGAGGGGTCCCACCACCGCAGGTCTGCAGCCACCCTGTCCCTCAAAGTCTGTCCCTAAAACACACCCTCACAGAACTGCCCCAATTCCCTTCCACAATGATCCC contains:
- the PSMD3 gene encoding 26S proteasome non-ATPase regulatory subunit 3 isoform X1 — encoded protein: MKQDGASRRRGDKAKAPPEGPPPAPPDVEMHEEAAPAAPEAAGERQPQRELDAITLEDIKEHVKQLEKAVSGKEPRYVLRALRALPSTSRRLNPNVLHKAIHGFFTSNCTVRDFLLGFLEESMDTEAELQFRPRTGKAASAPLLPEVEAYLQLLLVIYLMNSKRYPEAQKVSDDLMQKISSQNRRALDLVVAKCYYYHSRIYEFLNKLDVVRSFLHARLRTATLRHDADGQATLLNLLLRNYLHYNLYDQAEKLVSKSVFPEQANNNEWARYLYYTGRIKAIQLEYSEARRTMTNALRKAPQHTAVGFKQTVHKLLIVVELLLGEIPDRLQFRQPSLKRSLMPYFLLTQAVRTGNLAKFNQVLDQFGDKFQADGTYTLIIRLRHNVIKTGVRMISLSYSRISLADIAQKLQLDSPEDAEFIVAKAIRDGVIEASINHEKGYVQSKEMIDIYSTREPQLAFHQRISFCLDIHNMSVKAMRFPPKSYNKDLESAEVRSHQGLCSHHHHGKDVASVPICHQPRPFLSRSAGSVSSRTWSSPRRWQRTMTTVFRDPGPWLCFFICPLDRWWLSRALRPPPQTPFYKSLHVCTVGGDTGGFPGPIPPDHLCLWWDPPPQ
- the PSMD3 gene encoding 26S proteasome non-ATPase regulatory subunit 3 isoform X2, giving the protein MKQDGASRRRGDKAKAPPEGPPPAPPDVEMHEEAAPAAPEAAGERQPQRELDAITLEDIKEHVKQLEKAVSGKEPRYVLRALRALPSTSRRLNPNVLHKAIHGFFTSNCTVRDFLLGFLEESMDTEAELQFRPRTGKAASAPLLPEVEAYLQLLLVIYLMNSKRYPEAQKVSDDLMQKISSQNRRALDLVVAKCYYYHSRIYEFLNKLDVVRSFLHARLRTATLRHDADGQATLLNLLLRNYLHYNLYDQAEKLVSKSVFPEQANNNEWARYLYYTGRIKAIQLEYSEARRTMTNALRKAPQHTAVGFKQTVHKLLIVVELLLGEIPDRLQFRQPSLKRSLMPYFLLTQAVRTGNLAKFNQVLDQFGDKFQADGTYTLIIRLRHNVIKTGVRMISLSYSRISLADIAQKLQLDSPEDAEFIVAKAIRDGVIEASINHEKGYVQSKEMIDIYSTREPQLAFHQRISFCLDIHNMSVKAMRFPPKSYNKDLESAEERREREQQDLEFAKEMAEDDDDGFP